The sequence CCCAGCTGTTGACCCAGTTTGAGCGAGTGACCTTACCCAGACGTTGGCGTTACCCGGCTCTGCTCCCCGTCGATAAACAGGGGAAACGAGTGCAGTCACAGTTAACCGAGTTATTCGACCATGATTAAATCCAGCTTGCCTCAGATCCTATCCAAGGACAGTAGTGGCGATGCCATCCTATTTCGCCTCTTCATAGCCGCAAACTTACCATTTTTTAATGGTCACTTTCCCGAACAAGCGGTGCTTCCAGGCGTGACTCAACTGGATTGGGCGATTTGTTTAGGTTGCCAGCATTTCGGCTACCCGCACAATATCGCCACCTTAGAGGTGCTCAAGTTTCAACAATTGATGTTACCTGACTCTGAAGTGACGCTGGAGATCAGTGAAAACAAGGCAAAAACCAAGTTAATTTTCAGTTATTTCGATGGCGAGAAGCGCTTCGCATCGGGCCGCCTTGCACTCGCCACAGAATCAACACATATTAGTGAGGCTAGCTGATGCAATTTGCATTAGTCATCCCCAATTACAACCATGTTGTCGCCATCGAGGAAACCCTCGAGAAGCTGGCACATCTTAATCTGCCTTGCTATTTAATCAACGATGGCAGCGATGATGCCACTCGCCACCTGCTGACATCTCTGGCCAACCGATATACTTGGGTCACCTTATTACACCACCCCTTTAATCGAGGTAAAGGCGCCGCAGTGACTACAGGGTTGAGGGCCGCCTATAAGGATGGCTACAGCCATGCATTACAGATAGATGCCGATGGCCAACATAATTTAGACGATATTCCGGCCATGCTAGCTCGAGCCGAAGAAAGCCCAAAGGCACTCATATCCGGCTTGCCTCAATACGATGAGTCAATGCCTTCGATCCGATTCTATGCCCGCTACCTCACTCATTTTTGGGTATGGATTGAAACCTTAAGTTTCGATATCCAGGATTCCATGTGCGGTTTTCGTGTTTATCCTCTAGCGGCAACCGAGCAGCTTTTTCTCACCTCAGCATTAGGTGAACGAATGGATTTCGATATAGAAATCATGGTTCGTTTACACTGGCAAGGCGTACAGATCATTCATCTGCCTACCCGAGTCATCTATCCCGAAGACGGCATCAGCCATTTTCAGGGGTTATGGGACAATTTACGCATTTCAGGTATGCATACCCGCCTTTTCTTTGGCATGATCAGGCGCTTACCTCGCAAGATGATGGCTAGCGGAACTCAAGCTCAATCAGACTCTCACTGGTCCAGCATAGGCGAACGAGGCAGTTACTGGGGCATTAAGTTGCTTGCATCTAGCTATAAGTTAGGTGGCCACTGGCTTTGCCGCGCCATCATGTATCCGGTGATCTTGTATTTCTTCCTCACCGGACGCAACGCGAGAAAGGCCTCCCTCGAATTTCTAAACAGAGTCAAAGCATTCGATCCTGAGCACCCTCAATTACAGGGAGACTTGGGATGGAAGCACGGCCTTGAACATTTCTTTGGCTTTGGCAATGCGGCCCTAGATCGCATCGATGCCTGGTGCGACCGTATCCAGCTCAGCCAGGTAGAATTTCCTAATCGAGCTCTGCTTGCAGATCAGCTAGAAGCTGGTCAGGGAGCCGTCTTACTGGTATCTCACTTAGGTAATTTAGAGCTGTGCCGCGCGTTATCGGTTCACCAGAAAAAGGTGAAAGTTAACGTCATGGTATTAACAGACAATGCCGAGAACTTTAACCGGGTACTGAAACAATTGAACCCGGATAGTTCGATTAATCTGATACAAGTCACCGAACTCGGACCTAGCACTTCTATGTTGCTGCAGCAGAAAATAGAAGACGGTGAGCTAGTCGTCATAGCCGGAGACAGGACCTCGTCTAACACCCAAGGGCGGGTTATATATGCCCCCTTCATGGGAAAACCGGCTCCTTTTCCTCAGGGACCTTTTATTCTTGCCGGCCTGCTCGATTGCCCTGTCTACCTAATGTTTTGCTTACGGGAACAGGGCCGCTATGTGGTCCATCTGGAAACATTTTCAAATACACTTAAAGGCCCTAGAAAAGGCCGCATGCAAAGGCTCGAAGAAGCCGTCAATCACTACAGCGCACGACTCGAATATTTTGCACGGCGAGAACCCTTGCAATGGTTTAATTTTTTTGATTTTTGGCGTAACGATGACGATATTCAACGCGCCAACTCTCAGGGTAAAGATAGGACAGATAAATAGATGACTCAGAATAATCAACCAAACCCAACGGACATGATTGTTCAATTTGGTCACAGGGCATTAACCCTGGAAGATGTGGTGGCTGTAGCCAAGGGCGCCAAGGCAAAATTAAAAAATACGGGTGATTATCAGACCTATATTCAGAAGGGTGCTCTCTTCATTGACAGCCTGCTCAAAGAAGAAGGCGTCGTCTATGGCGTAACAACAGGCTATGGTGACTCCTGTACTGTCACAGTCGGGCTAGATCTGGTTCACGAACTGCCCTTGCACCTTTCTCGCTTCCACGGATGTGGACTCGGTGAGATCCTGAGCCCAGTACAGGCTAGAGCCGTTATGGCCTGTCGCCTCAGTTCTCTGGCCATTGGAAAGTCTGGCGTGACCTATGAGCTGCTGCAGCGCATAGAGACGCTACTCAACTTAAATATTATTCCCGTGATCCCCGAAGAAGGCTCAGTCGGGGCCAGTGGCGATCTCACCCCCTTATCTTATCTTGCCGCCGTGATTGTGGGTGAGCGCGACGTGATCTACCAAGGCGTACGTCAGCCTACCGCCGATGTCTATGCCAAACTTAACATCACGCCATTGAAGCTGCGCCCCAAAGAGGGATTAGCCTTGATGAACGGCACCGCAGTTATGACGGCACTGGCTTGCCTGGCTTTTGACAGGGGTCAGTACCTTTGTCGCCTGGCCAGTCGACTCACGGCCATGGCTTCCCTCACTTTGAAGGGTAACTCGAATCATTTCGACGATATTTTATTTGCTGCTAAGCCTCATCCTGGACAAAACCAGATAGCTGCCTGGATCCGCTCCGATCTCAATCACCATGAGCATCCGCGCAATTCAGACAGGCTTCAGGACAGATACTCAATTCGCTGCGCTCCCCATATCATAGGGGTAATGCAAGATGCATTACCTTTCATGCGCCAGTTTATTGAAACCGAACTTAACAGTGCCAACGACAACCCGATTGTCGATGCCGAGGGTGAACACATACTCCATGGTGGTCACTTCTACGGCGGTCATATTGCCTTCGTTATGGACTCGATGAAGAACACTGTCGCCAATATCGCCGATCTTATCGATCGTCAGATGGCTCTGGTCATGGATCCTAAGTTCAACAACGGTCTTCCTGCTAATTTATCTGCGGCAACCGGAGCCAGACGCTCCATAAACCATGGCTTCAAGGCCGTACAGATAGGCGTATCAGCCTGGACAGCCGAAGCCCTGAAAAATACCATGCCAGCCAGCGTATTTTCCCGCTCCACCGAATGTCACAACCAGGACAAGGTAAGCATGGGAACCATAGCCGCGCGAGATTGCATGCGTGTATTACAATTGACCGAGCAAGTCGCAGCAGCAGCTCTGCTGGCCATGACTCAAGGGATCAATTTACGTATCTCACAGGATGAGCTGTGCCACTCTTCACTCACGCCTTCGGTGGCAAAAACCTTAGATCAGGTCAAAGCCGATTTTGAACTGTTAACCGAAGATAGGCCATTAGAGTCGGTGCTTAGGCAAACAGTAGATAAGATCCAAGCCGGTGTGTGGGAAGTCTGTTCATGACTCCAACATCCAACAAGTCCATCTTAACCACAGAGCTGGAAATTTTGATCCCCTTTCATGATGTCGACTCCATGGGGATCACCTGGCATGGTAACTATCTGCGTTATTTCGAGATGGCGAGGTGTCAACTGCTGGATCTGTTCGGATATGGCTATCGTGAAATGCTGGCCTCGGGTTATTCCTGGCCTATCGTAGATCTACAGATAAAATATGTACAATCTAGCACCTTCGATCAAAAAGTGAAGGTGCTAGCCTCCCTAGTCGAGTGGGAAAACCGCTTGAAGATCAATTATCAAGTCAGAGATCTAGCCACCAATAAACGTCTCACTAAAGGCTATACTATCCAAGCCGCCGTAGACAATAACAATGAGCTGTGCTTCGTGACCCCCACCGTATTCAGGCAGAAGCTAGCCCAGCTAATTCCCAGCATTGCAATCGATAGCACTAAAGCTGGGAATCTTGAAGCTAAGTGTACAGCGGGGAAAAGTCTATGATAGGCGCTTATTCCAGAATATCAGGCGGATTAACCCTGGCACTATTGCTACTATCGGCGGTGTTACTCACACTGATATCCAGCAGGCCTACCTTGGCCAATACAGATGAAATTGGTGTAAATAGTGCACAAAAAGCCAATTTTGAGGCCCTATTTCAATCTGAGGTTAACAATCAAGAGATAGAGAAGCTCAGCAACAGACTCGAATTGAGCCAACATGCCAAGGGAAAGTTTACCCAATATCGTAATCTCAAGGTGCTTAAGAAACCTTTGATTAGCAATGGCAGTTTTATATTCGATGCCCAACTTGGTCTGGTCTGGAGCCAAGAGACTCCCTTCAAGTCCACCTTGATACTCAAGGATGACGCATTAATTCAAATTGATAGTTCGGGTAAAAAACAAGTCTCTCAGACTAGTGGGAATCAAGGAGCTGGCGCTCTGGCGCAGACCTTGCCAACCTTGCTCAAGGCTCTACTCGGTGGAAAACTGCAAACCTTAGATGAACACTTTAGCTTTTATCTGTTAGCACCGGAGCCACAGGCATCTTGGACACTTGGCTTGATCCCCAAAGATTCTTTGATGCTAAAAGCCATTCCACAATTGATATTAGAAGGCACAGATCAGGTCTCGGCCCTTACACTCGTCAGCGCTAATGGAGACACAAGCAGAATTGAGTTCGAGGAGATCACAAATGACCCCCTTGCTTCAGAGGAATTAGACATACTCGCGCCTAACTTAATTCAGAAACAAGGTAAGGCTTCCCAAGGTCTCACCGAGCCAGAACTTAAACCTAAGCAAGCATCATGATCGATAAGCTCGCCACTCTGCTGGGCCAATATTCAGCAAAATTAAAGTTCTCTATCTGGCTCACCATGATCTCCCTCATTGTGGTTATCGGCTTCTCACTCTGGCAAGGTGGCGCTCGAGTTCAGAGTGATATTTTGGCCATGTTGCCAAATATTCAGGAAGATCCTCTCACAGATATCGCCCTGTCACGGGTAGAAGAACAGCTTTCAAACTCCATCTATCTTGGTTTTGTTGCCGATAACCAGACTCAAGCCATCCAAGCTGCACAGCAGGTGATTACGGAGCTCAATGAACACGGTCAAGGCATCTTTGTCGATATAAAGAGCGCCGACATCAATCAGGCCGAGTCCCTCAATAACTACTATTTTCCCCATAGATTTAACCTGTTAACGCCAGCTCAGGCTCAAACACTAGAGAACGGCAAGCTTGATAGCTTAATAGGACAAGCTCAGCAGCAACTCTACAACGCATTCAGCTACGCAACCAGCGGCCTGTTAGCCAAGGATCCCTTGCTACTCTATCCGCAAAACCTTCAAGCACTCGCTCCCAAACAAGCATTGGAGGTCCATCAAGGTATTTTGATTGCCACACTTCCAGTAGATGATTCAAAGGGAAAAGTGGCTGCTATAGTCATGGCAAAAGGTGTCGGCAGCGCCTTCAGCCCTAAGATACAGGAGCAGCAAATATCGGTACTCACTCAGGCATTTGAGCAGGTAAGGTTACAAGATACAGATATAGAGATACTCAGAGCTGGCGCACTTTTCCATGCTGCTGCCGCAACCCAACTTGCTAAGAGTGAAGTCACTAGTTTAGGCCTAGCCTCACTCATAGGTGTGTGTCTATTAGTCTGGCTGGCATTTCGTTCCTTGATGCCACTGACCATAGCCTTACTGACCATATCCACTAGCATGTTAGTCGCCGTAGTCATGACCACCTGGGTGTTTTCCGAACTGCATCTGCTGACACTTGTCTTCGGCACCAGCTTAATAGGCATAGCCATCGACTATAGCTTTCATTTCTATTGTGAGCGCTTAAATAAGCCTGATGTCAGCGCAGCCCAAGTGATCCAACACATATTTCCCGCGATCACTCTGGCGCTTATCACCAGTGTTTTAGCCTACTCCAGCATAGGTTTTGCACCATTTCCAGGCATGCAACAGGTCGCTGTGTTCTGTGCCTCAGGCCTCATATCGGCCTATATCACCTTAGTACTTGCCTATCCATTATTGGCGTCGGGCACCTTGCCTAAGGGCGAGAAACAGCTCAAATTAGCAGAAATATATCTACATAGAGTCGACACTCTGCTGGTAAAGCTTCCGCCTAAAGGCTTGAGCTTAATCGTTATCATCTGTTTATCACTATCTAGCTTCGGCATACTGAGACTGACAAGCGATGATGATATCCGCAATCTGCAGCAGAGCCCACCAGAGGTGCAAGTACAAGAGAATGCATTGAGATCTCTGCTCAGTGGCGGTACTGACAATCAATTTCTGTTAGTCAGGGCCAATAGCGAGCAAGCTTTGTTACAGCGCTTAGAGGACCTAGCGCCCAGGCTAAACAATGCCGTTAAGCAACAGCTAATTGGTAACTCATTCAGCCTGAGTAATTATCTCCCTAGCCAAGATAGGCAAGAAAGAAACTATCGGCTTCAGGCTGAGATTTATCAGCAGAAGCTAAGTCATATTATAGACAGTCTGGGGATGGATGAAGAACTAGCCCCTGAGCTTAAACAGGCTTACCTGACAGCCGAGGGGCAATATATCGATGCCAGCACCTTCTTAAATTCGCAAGCAGGGAAGCTCTTCGCCCCCTTATGGATCGCACCTGGGGATGACCAAAAGCAATTCGGGGCCATTGTCTTACTCGGCGGCATCTCAGACATAGATAAACTCAGGCACTATATTGCGGATCTTAGCGATGTGCAGCTGGTCGATAAGGTCGGTGATATAT is a genomic window of Shewanella psychrophila containing:
- a CDS encoding acyl-CoA thioesterase codes for the protein MTPTSNKSILTTELEILIPFHDVDSMGITWHGNYLRYFEMARCQLLDLFGYGYREMLASGYSWPIVDLQIKYVQSSTFDQKVKVLASLVEWENRLKINYQVRDLATNKRLTKGYTIQAAVDNNNELCFVTPTVFRQKLAQLIPSIAIDSTKAGNLEAKCTAGKSL
- a CDS encoding HAL/PAL/TAL family ammonia-lyase; its protein translation is MTQNNQPNPTDMIVQFGHRALTLEDVVAVAKGAKAKLKNTGDYQTYIQKGALFIDSLLKEEGVVYGVTTGYGDSCTVTVGLDLVHELPLHLSRFHGCGLGEILSPVQARAVMACRLSSLAIGKSGVTYELLQRIETLLNLNIIPVIPEEGSVGASGDLTPLSYLAAVIVGERDVIYQGVRQPTADVYAKLNITPLKLRPKEGLALMNGTAVMTALACLAFDRGQYLCRLASRLTAMASLTLKGNSNHFDDILFAAKPHPGQNQIAAWIRSDLNHHEHPRNSDRLQDRYSIRCAPHIIGVMQDALPFMRQFIETELNSANDNPIVDAEGEHILHGGHFYGGHIAFVMDSMKNTVANIADLIDRQMALVMDPKFNNGLPANLSAATGARRSINHGFKAVQIGVSAWTAEALKNTMPASVFSRSTECHNQDKVSMGTIAARDCMRVLQLTEQVAAAALLAMTQGINLRISQDELCHSSLTPSVAKTLDQVKADFELLTEDRPLESVLRQTVDKIQAGVWEVCS
- a CDS encoding glycosyltransferase family 2 protein; amino-acid sequence: MQFALVIPNYNHVVAIEETLEKLAHLNLPCYLINDGSDDATRHLLTSLANRYTWVTLLHHPFNRGKGAAVTTGLRAAYKDGYSHALQIDADGQHNLDDIPAMLARAEESPKALISGLPQYDESMPSIRFYARYLTHFWVWIETLSFDIQDSMCGFRVYPLAATEQLFLTSALGERMDFDIEIMVRLHWQGVQIIHLPTRVIYPEDGISHFQGLWDNLRISGMHTRLFFGMIRRLPRKMMASGTQAQSDSHWSSIGERGSYWGIKLLASSYKLGGHWLCRAIMYPVILYFFLTGRNARKASLEFLNRVKAFDPEHPQLQGDLGWKHGLEHFFGFGNAALDRIDAWCDRIQLSQVEFPNRALLADQLEAGQGAVLLVSHLGNLELCRALSVHQKKVKVNVMVLTDNAENFNRVLKQLNPDSSINLIQVTELGPSTSMLLQQKIEDGELVVIAGDRTSSNTQGRVIYAPFMGKPAPFPQGPFILAGLLDCPVYLMFCLREQGRYVVHLETFSNTLKGPRKGRMQRLEEAVNHYSARLEYFARREPLQWFNFFDFWRNDDDIQRANSQGKDRTDK
- a CDS encoding MMPL family transporter; this translates as MIDKLATLLGQYSAKLKFSIWLTMISLIVVIGFSLWQGGARVQSDILAMLPNIQEDPLTDIALSRVEEQLSNSIYLGFVADNQTQAIQAAQQVITELNEHGQGIFVDIKSADINQAESLNNYYFPHRFNLLTPAQAQTLENGKLDSLIGQAQQQLYNAFSYATSGLLAKDPLLLYPQNLQALAPKQALEVHQGILIATLPVDDSKGKVAAIVMAKGVGSAFSPKIQEQQISVLTQAFEQVRLQDTDIEILRAGALFHAAAATQLAKSEVTSLGLASLIGVCLLVWLAFRSLMPLTIALLTISTSMLVAVVMTTWVFSELHLLTLVFGTSLIGIAIDYSFHFYCERLNKPDVSAAQVIQHIFPAITLALITSVLAYSSIGFAPFPGMQQVAVFCASGLISAYITLVLAYPLLASGTLPKGEKQLKLAEIYLHRVDTLLVKLPPKGLSLIVIICLSLSSFGILRLTSDDDIRNLQQSPPEVQVQENALRSLLSGGTDNQFLLVRANSEQALLQRLEDLAPRLNNAVKQQLIGNSFSLSNYLPSQDRQERNYRLQAEIYQQKLSHIIDSLGMDEELAPELKQAYLTAEGQYIDASTFLNSQAGKLFAPLWIAPGDDQKQFGAIVLLGGISDIDKLRHYIADLSDVQLVDKVGDISKVMGKYRQLTLILLAVAMLAATLIFSSRFSMKLASLVVAVPALSAIFTLATLGLMGTSLTLFHALALILVFGIGVDYSVFFAESKQQSRGVMMAVFMSASSTILAFGLLAFSSTPAIHFFGLTLLIGIGFTFMLSPFIQTFTRTSK
- a CDS encoding thioester dehydrase produces the protein MIKSSLPQILSKDSSGDAILFRLFIAANLPFFNGHFPEQAVLPGVTQLDWAICLGCQHFGYPHNIATLEVLKFQQLMLPDSEVTLEISENKAKTKLIFSYFDGEKRFASGRLALATESTHISEAS
- a CDS encoding outer membrane lipoprotein carrier protein LolA is translated as MIGAYSRISGGLTLALLLLSAVLLTLISSRPTLANTDEIGVNSAQKANFEALFQSEVNNQEIEKLSNRLELSQHAKGKFTQYRNLKVLKKPLISNGSFIFDAQLGLVWSQETPFKSTLILKDDALIQIDSSGKKQVSQTSGNQGAGALAQTLPTLLKALLGGKLQTLDEHFSFYLLAPEPQASWTLGLIPKDSLMLKAIPQLILEGTDQVSALTLVSANGDTSRIEFEEITNDPLASEELDILAPNLIQKQGKASQGLTEPELKPKQAS